In Chitinophagaceae bacterium C216, the genomic stretch TTTTAATTTAAGCAATCAACAGGGTGCAGATCTTACACAGCAAATTCTGGAATTAGATAAGGTGGTATTGTTGTTTGTTGAAAATGCAAAAACACCAGTACATAAGTGGTCCAAGGGTTTTGCAGACTTGTATAAAAAGGCTAGGGAGAAAAATATTCCTGTATACATTGTTAGCAGTGACGCCAATGCCGTAAAAAAACATATTGCAGGTACATCATTTGCCGGTGTTGACGTATTGAGTGGCGATAATACTTCCATTAGGATTGCCGCTCGCACCAATCCTACTGTGCTTGTATTGCAGAAAGGTACAATTGTAGACAAGGAAAGCTATAAACGTTTTAACCGTATTACCTTATAAAGCTTTTAAGCACGATGGCACAATATATCGTCCGAAAACTTGTTTACAGCATACTGGTACTGATCGGTGTGGTAATACTGGTATTCTTTCTGTTTCAGGGTTTTGGTGATCCTGCACGGTTGGTAATGGGACAAACAGGCGACCTTAAAACACAGGAAAATATACGTCGCGAGTTGTATCTCGATCAGCCTAAGTGGAAGCAGTTTGTCCTCTATCTAAACGATGTGTCGCCTATTGCTATTCATTCTAAAGAAGAAATTACCAATAAACAACTGAAAGGTATTTTTATAGGAGGAGAAAAGAAACTGGCCTTTAAAATTCCTTATCTGCGCAGATCTTATCAAAGCAAGCGCGAAGTAGGTAGTATTCTTATGCAGGCCTTACCGGGAACCATTATGCTTACCGTTGCAGCTATGGCACTGGCGGTTGTAATCGGTATCCCGCTAGGTGTGCTCGCTGCTGTGAGGCAGAACACTTGGATGGATACCACGGCTATTTTCTCCAGCATTATCGGTATTTCCGCGCCCTCATTTTTCATGGGAATTATCATTGCCTATATTTTCGGATTTGTGCTCACACACTATACCGGTTTGCAGATTAGTGGCAACTGGTTCGATATTGATGCAGAAACGGGGAAAAAAGTATTAAGCTTTAAAAACATCATATTGCCGGCCGTAACGCTGGGTATTAGACCTCTAGCTATTATTACGCAGCTCACCCGAAGCGCTATGCTCGATGTATTGGATCAAGACTATATCCGTACAGCTTATGCTAAGGGTTTGTCGAAGAAAGTAGTGGTATGGCGGCACGCTTTGAAAAACGCGCTCAACCCTGTCATTACTGCGATTACTGGATGGTTTGCTGAGCTCTTGGCGGGTGCTTTTTTTGTAGAGTATATATTTGGGTGGCAGGGGATCGGAAAAGTAACGGTGGATGCACTTGAAAAACTGGATTATCCGGTAGTGATGGGTTCTGTTCTGATATCGGCAGCTTTCTTTGTGATCATGAATATTATGGCCGATGTATTGTACGGTCTTTTCGATCCGCGCGTAAAGAATCAGTAATTATTTTACAATAACTTCTTTTATCACATTTCCCTTAAGCGCTTCATTGATCCGCTCGATGATTTTTTCTTTCTGATAAATCAGTTCGTTTTTTAATGGCGCCACACTGGTGTGGATGAAAAGTTTATCGCCCACAATCTGTATTTTTTCAGTATATCGGGCGATGGTTTTACCCATGATTTTTTCCCATAGGGCTTCTACCTCTAGTGTCTGTATATCGCTGCGAAAACGGCTTTTGTTTAGAAATTCCTTCAGGGCTTCTCCGATAGAATATTCGGCCATATGCGAAATTTTACTCGTGTTGGGAAAGGGGCAAGTTACAAAGTTATTATTTCATATTCCGCTTTTATTTTTTCCAAATGGGAGCGGAGTCGTTCTTCATTGGTATCGGTGATAAATACTTGTCCTTGATTCATTATGCATACTTTTTCCAGTAGGCTGGTAATTCGGGATTCATCCAGTTTTTCAAAAACATCATCCAGCAAGAGTATGGGCGATAATTTTTTTTCTTCGGTGATAACATCCAGCTCTGTGATTTTGAGTGCAAACAAAAGGCTTTTGCGTTGCCCCTGCGAAGCGATGTTCTTAAAAGGCTGATTGCTGAGTTGAAACAAAATATCATCGCGATGAATACCTGCTGTAGTGCGTTGTAATTGAAGGTCCTTATCGCGTGTACTTTCTAGCAATGCTTCGAACGAAATGTCGAAGAGTTTACTGTCGTAAAGAATAGATAGGTCTTCTTCCTTTTGTGCAATATCAGAATAGAGTCTTTTCACTCGTGGCAGAAAAGACACCAGAAAATGACTTCTTTTTTCAAAGATATAATTGCCGGGCGTGGTAAGTTGTTCGTTGAATATCTTCAGCAGGTCTTCGTTCAGACGTCCACTTTCTGCAGCGGCTTTTAAAAAAGAATTGCGCTGCTGCAATATTTTATTATAGGTGATGAGTTGCTGCAGATATTCAGCATCGAGTTGGGAGAGGAGTGCGTCAAGAAAGCTTCTTCTTTCTTCACTTCCTCCGGTAATCAGTATAGCATCGTCGGGCGCGATGACTACACAAGGGTAGCGGCCAATATGCCGTGAAAATTTATCATAGGGTTCTTTGTCCAATAAAAACTCTTTTTTATTATTCTCGCGTAATATGCAGGTTGCAGTTTCTTCTTTGCCGTTCAGGTTGAAGTGCCCTTCAATTCTAAATCCCTTAAAGCCGTGCTGCACGTTCACCACATCCGAATTGCTGAAATAGCTTTTAGTAAAGCATAGATAATGGATGGCGTCGAGAATATTGGTTTTGCCTACACCGTTTTGTCCGCAGATCCCGATTACCTTTTTGTTAAAAGTGAAGGTTCGGTTGGTGTAGTTTTTAAACTGTAAAAGCGATATGGAATGTAGCGCTAGCATGGAGCACAAAAATAATTCTTAGTCATCTATATAGTTGTTTCCAAGCGGTAGATTATATGGCCGAATGATGATGTATAAGAGCCAAGGGGAAAATGTTGGGAGAAAAAAGATAGCGTATTATTTCTCTGCTAGCTGTAGCAATTTTTCATGTAGGGCTATCACTTGTGGAATAACGGGGGTGGTGCCGCCGTTGTCGATGATGAAGTGAGAGCGCTTCATTTTTGCTTCTTCGTTCATCTGGCGGGCCATGCGGCTTTTAATTTGTGCTTCGGTCAAACCGCCGCGGGCAAGCACCCGTTGTATGCGTACTTGTTCAGGAGCCCACACACCAATAACATAGTCCAGAAACTGTTCGCTGCCGCTTTCAAAAATCAGTGCGGCTTCCTTGATAGCATAAGGAGCCTGTTGCCGCTGAAACCAGTTTTCGGCATCCTGAATAGTGGCAGGGTGGGTGATATCATTGAGGTCTTTCAGTGCGGCCTCGTCGTTAAACACAATAGCGGCAAGATAGGCCCGATTGAGCGCTCCCTGTTGATACACTTCCTCGCCGAAGCGGGCAATAAGCTGTGCGCGGATTTGCGGATCTGAGCGCATCAGTTCTTTAGCTGCGATATCGGCATCATAGACAGGGATACCCAGCGTAGAAAAAATTTTGGCAATGGTTGATTTACCACTGCCAATTCCTCCTGTGAGGCCTATCTTTAACATGTCGTAAATATTGTGTGTTCAAAATTGATGCATCCTGAACGCAAACAGTATTACTGCACTTATTTAGCGGCAGTAGCTGCTTTATTCACCTGGTTGCTCCATTCCATGCTAATCGCTGATTTTTCCACTTTGATATAGTTGCCAGGGCTTACTTCGAGGCTAATAGTACCGTCTTCATTCAGTTGTTGAATTTTTCCGTGAATACCGGCAATGGTAACAACTCTATCACCTTTTTGCAGGTTTTCAATGAACTTCTTTTGTTCTTTAGCTTTTTTCGCCTGAGGGCGGATAAAAAACAGCCAGAACACTAAGATCATACCTAATAAGAAAATCAACTGAAAAGAACCGGCACCTGAAGCACCTTGAGCTTGTAAAATGTAATTAGTCATCATTTATAGTCTTTAAAATATTAATCTGTTACGGTCACTTTAAAAAGCAATAAGTGGTCGGTAGTAGGTTTTGTATTGGCTCTTACCTTTACGTTTTTGGTATGGGTGCCGGTGGGTTGCCCTGTACTGTTATAACGGGCTACAATTTTATCTTCCTGGCCCGGCATGATGGGTTTTTCGGGTTTGTCGGCTACAGTACAGCCACAACCCGGGTTTACCGAAGAAATAATTAAAGGTTTATCACCGGTATTTTTTACAACAAATGGTATTTCAACTGTTTGTCCCTTTTTGATACTGCCGATATCCTGAAAAGTAGAATCTACCCATTCCACTGTAGTGTAGTTGGAGGAGTCTCTTAATGCTGCTTGTTTTAGCGAGTCGTTTAAGGGAGCTTCATCGGTATTAGCCGATTGATTCCCGCTGTTGCAGGCTGCCATACCGGCTGCAAGTGTAAGAACAACTAATATGCGTTTCATTGCAATCAAATTTTTGCAGAGATTGTTCAATTTCAATTTCTATTGCGAATGTATAGGAATATTCAGTATTCTGCTACAATTATCGCAATAAAATTATGCTTTTCTGAAATCCGTCTTTTTGAGTTTTCCCTGCTGTGCCAACTCTTTATGAATATTATCTAGAATACCGTTGACGAAAAATCCGCTTTGTGCGGTACTGTATTCTTTTGCTAGGTCAATGTATTCGTTAATGGTGACTTTGGGTGGAATGGTATCGAAATACAAAAACTCTGCTACCCCCATTTTCATAATAATCATGTCCAGCAAAGCAATGCGTTCCGGATCCCAGTTTTTCAACTTGGGGGTGATGAGTGACAGTAGGTATTCTTCTTTTTCAATAACGGTTCTCAGCAGATCTCTAGCAAATTGTTCCTTATCGGGAGTAATAATTTGCCTGAAAGCGGCTGATTGTGGCTTGCGGATAATAGCTGCTATTGTTTGCGCCAGCATATCTCCGTCGTCGTTCCAATTACTGAACGACTCTTCCATATGGTTGATGAAAATTTCATTACCCAGCATCAGGTCGTTGAAGATGAATTCAAATATCTTCCGGTCTTCCTGAATTTTATTTTCTTGAATACTGATATACTGTTGGTATTGAGGAGTAGCGGTAAGCTGTGTATAGATTTTCTTTATCAACGTTTCATCTCCAAACTGTTCGGGCTTTTCGTTTTTAAGGGCCGCTTTATACTCTTCCAACTCCAAAATTTCCCACAAAAGCGGACAGCCGGCGAGCTTGGTGTTGACGTTGAGGTCTTTTTCGGTAGGAATATATTTGTGCGATTTTCTATAAGCGTCTTTTTCTGCGTATCTGGCTATTTCGGTAAGAAAATATACCAAGCTGGTCAGAAGTGTTCGGGTTTGATTAAAGTATTGTGTTAGTGTTTTTTGCGGATCAATGGGTCTGTCGGTCTCTACGCTGGTCGTAAATGCATAAAGGGTTTGCATCACCTTTACCCTTATGTTTCTTCTATTAATCATTGAATCAAGAACTGTTTTTTCAGGCGGCGAAGATAGGGTTTAATTATTAAAATGTTTCAATCTTGTGTGGTAAAACCTAGAAAGGACTAGGATTAATGACATGATGATGCGTAGGACAGACAGCCTGTCAGTCACCAGGGTGACAGAAGGCTTTGCATAGTTTGCAACCTGTCAACTTATCCCTTGTCTTGCAACTGAAAATTGGTTTGGACTGAAAAAATTGCATATTCTTATACTATGGCATATAATTTACGGTACATTTGCCGACCATAGAAAATCCTAGTAATCATTTTTTCTAACGTAAATAAACAATTTTTAAACAGATAAAACATGGCTAAAAAAGTATCACTTACCCCTTTACATGACAGGGTGATTGTAAAACCTGCAGCCGCCGAGGAGAAAACAGCGGGCGGTATCATTATTCCTGACACTGCTAAAGAAAAACCTCAACGCGGTACAGTAGTTGCTGCCGGACCGGGTAAAAAGGATGAGCCCATTACAGTAAAAGCTGGCGATGTTGTATTGTACGGAAAATACGCCGGTACAGAAATCCAAATCGACGGACAAGATTATCTAATCATGCGTGAAAGCGATATCCTCGCTATTGATAATGCTAATTCCTAATTAAGTACTTATTTTCTTAGTTGGGAATTGTTTTTATAAGTAGCTATTCTAAAAAAGTAAAACTGTGACCTCGCAGTATAAATAATCCCTTCAGGGGTGGAGGTAATAAAAAATGGCAAAACAATTACTCTTCAATATTGAAGCAAGAAATAGGATGAAGAAAGGCGTTGATGCCTTAGCAAACGCCGTAAAAGTTACATTAGGTCCTAAAGGTCGTAATGTAGTTATTGAGAAAAAATTCGGTGCGCCTACTGTAACCAAAGATGGTGTATCTGTGGCCAAAGAAATTGAATTGGAAGATGCAATCGAGAACATGGGCGCACAGATGGTGAAGGAAGTTGCTTCTAAAACTGCGGATATTGCAGGTGATGGTACTACTACTGCCACTGTTTTAGCTCAGTCAATCATCAGCGAAGGTCTGAAAATGGTAGCCGCAGGTGCTAACCCGATGGACCTGAAACGCGGTATCGATAAAGCTGTAGCACTGGTTGTTGAAAACCTGAAAAGTCAAAGCCAAACTGTAGGCAACGACAGCAAAAAAATTCAGCAGGTAGCTACTATTTCTGCTAACAACGATGAAACTATCGGTAAACTGATTGCCGAAGCTTTCGCCAAAGTGGGTAAAGAAGGTGTGATCACCGTAGAAGAAGCTAAAGGTACCGACACTACTGTAGAAGTAGTAGAAGGTATGCAGTTCGACCGCGGTTACATTTCTCCATATTTCGTTACTAACAGCGAAAAAATGGAAGCCGAGCTTCAGAACCCTTATATCCTGATCTATGATAAGAAAATCAGCGCCATGAAGGATATACTGGGTATTCTGGAAAAAGTAGCTCAAAGTGGTCGCCCACTGCTGATTATTGCTGAAGATCTGGAAGGTGAAGCTCTGGCTACTTTAGTATTGAACAAATTACGCGGTACGCTGAAAGTTGCGGCTGTAAAAGCTCCTGGCTTTGGCGACAGAAGAAAAGAAATGTTACAGGATATCGCTATCCTGACTGGTGGTACTGTAATTAGCGAAGACCTGGGTTACAAACTGGAAGCTGCAGATCTTCCTGCTTTAGGTCAGGCTGCTTCTGTAACCATCGACAAAGACAATACAATCATCGTGGGTGGTAAAGGTAAAAAACAAGATATCACTGCCCGCGTTAACCAAATCAAAGCGCAAATCGAAACCACTACTTCTGACTACGATAAAGAAAAATTACAAGAACGTCTGGCTAAATTAAGCGGTGGTGTGGCAGTTCTTTATGTAGGTGCTGCTACTGAAGTAGAAATGAAAGAGAAAAAAGACCGCGTAGACGATGCTTTACACGCTACACGTGCTGCTGTAGAAGAAGGTATCGTTCCAGGTGGTGGTGTGGCTTATATCCGCGCTATCCAAGCTCTGGATGTAAAACTCAAAGGCCAGATCGAAGACGAACAAACCGGTATGGCTATCGTAAAACGTGCTCTGGAAGCGCCTATTCGTACGCTTACAGACAATGCCGGTATCGATGGTTCTATCGTAGTTCAGAAAATTAAAGAAGCTACTGGAGATTTTGGTTTCAATGCCAGAACTGAAACTTACGAAAACCTGTTCAAAGCCGGTGTTATCGATCCTACCAAAGTAAGCCGTGTGGCTCTGGAAAATGCAGCTTCTATCGCCGGTATGTTGCTGACTACCGAGTGTGTGATTGCTGATAAACCAGAACCCAAACAAGCTGCTCCGGCTCCGGGTCCTGACATGGGCGGAATGGGCTACTAATAAAAGCATAGTATACCATTGTGAAGAAAGAGCATGTGTTTTATACACGTGCTCTTTTTTTGTGCTGTTTTGTCTAATAAAAAATCCCGTAAAGAATTACGGGATTTAAAAAATTATATTTATCAGAAGTGATCAAACTATACCTTATAGTACTCTTCCCAGCCTTTGCGTGGGGGAGGTCCTACCAGTAATGCAT encodes the following:
- the nusB gene encoding Transcription antitermination protein NusB, producing the protein MQTLYAFTTSVETDRPIDPQKTLTQYFNQTRTLLTSLVYFLTEIARYAEKDAYRKSHKYIPTEKDLNVNTKLAGCPLLWEILELEEYKAALKNEKPEQFGDETLIKKIYTQLTATPQYQQYISIQENKIQEDRKIFEFIFNDLMLGNEIFINHMEESFSNWNDDGDMLAQTIAAIIRKPQSAAFRQIITPDKEQFARDLLRTVIEKEEYLLSLITPKLKNWDPERIALLDMIIMKMGVAEFLYFDTIPPKVTINEYIDLAKEYSTAQSGFFVNGILDNIHKELAQQGKLKKTDFRKA
- the yajC gene encoding Sec translocon accessory complex subunit YajC; protein product: MTNYILQAQGASGAGSFQLIFLLGMILVFWLFFIRPQAKKAKEQKKFIENLQKGDRVVTIAGIHGKIQQLNEDGTISLEVSPGNYIKVEKSAISMEWSNQVNKAATAAK
- the groL gene encoding 60 kDa chaperonin, giving the protein MAKQLLFNIEARNRMKKGVDALANAVKVTLGPKGRNVVIEKKFGAPTVTKDGVSVAKEIELEDAIENMGAQMVKEVASKTADIAGDGTTTATVLAQSIISEGLKMVAAGANPMDLKRGIDKAVALVVENLKSQSQTVGNDSKKIQQVATISANNDETIGKLIAEAFAKVGKEGVITVEEAKGTDTTVEVVEGMQFDRGYISPYFVTNSEKMEAELQNPYILIYDKKISAMKDILGILEKVAQSGRPLLIIAEDLEGEALATLVLNKLRGTLKVAAVKAPGFGDRRKEMLQDIAILTGGTVISEDLGYKLEAADLPALGQAASVTIDKDNTIIVGGKGKKQDITARVNQIKAQIETTTSDYDKEKLQERLAKLSGGVAVLYVGAATEVEMKEKKDRVDDALHATRAAVEEGIVPGGGVAYIRAIQALDVKLKGQIEDEQTGMAIVKRALEAPIRTLTDNAGIDGSIVVQKIKEATGDFGFNARTETYENLFKAGVIDPTKVSRVALENAASIAGMLLTTECVIADKPEPKQAAPAPGPDMGGMGY
- the recF gene encoding DNA replication and repair protein RecF yields the protein MLALHSISLLQFKNYTNRTFTFNKKVIGICGQNGVGKTNILDAIHYLCFTKSYFSNSDVVNVQHGFKGFRIEGHFNLNGKEETATCILRENNKKEFLLDKEPYDKFSRHIGRYPCVVIAPDDAILITGGSEERRSFLDALLSQLDAEYLQQLITYNKILQQRNSFLKAAAESGRLNEDLLKIFNEQLTTPGNYIFEKRSHFLVSFLPRVKRLYSDIAQKEEDLSILYDSKLFDISFEALLESTRDKDLQLQRTTAGIHRDDILFQLSNQPFKNIASQGQRKSLLFALKITELDVITEEKKLSPILLLDDVFEKLDESRITSLLEKVCIMNQGQVFITDTNEERLRSHLEKIKAEYEIITL
- the groS1 gene encoding 10 kDa chaperonin 1 — its product is MAKKVSLTPLHDRVIVKPAAAEEKTAGGIIIPDTAKEKPQRGTVVAAGPGKKDEPITVKAGDVVLYGKYAGTEIQIDGQDYLIMRESDILAIDNANS
- the coaE gene encoding Dephospho-CoA kinase, coding for MLKIGLTGGIGSGKSTIAKIFSTLGIPVYDADIAAKELMRSDPQIRAQLIARFGEEVYQQGALNRAYLAAIVFNDEAALKDLNDITHPATIQDAENWFQRQQAPYAIKEAALIFESGSEQFLDYVIGVWAPEQVRIQRVLARGGLTEAQIKSRMARQMNEEAKMKRSHFIIDNGGTTPVIPQVIALHEKLLQLAEK
- the dppB gene encoding Dipeptide transport system permease protein DppB gives rise to the protein MAQYIVRKLVYSILVLIGVVILVFFLFQGFGDPARLVMGQTGDLKTQENIRRELYLDQPKWKQFVLYLNDVSPIAIHSKEEITNKQLKGIFIGGEKKLAFKIPYLRRSYQSKREVGSILMQALPGTIMLTVAAMALAVVIGIPLGVLAAVRQNTWMDTTAIFSSIIGISAPSFFMGIIIAYIFGFVLTHYTGLQISGNWFDIDAETGKKVLSFKNIILPAVTLGIRPLAIITQLTRSAMLDVLDQDYIRTAYAKGLSKKVVVWRHALKNALNPVITAITGWFAELLAGAFFVEYIFGWQGIGKVTVDALEKLDYPVVMGSVLISAAFFVIMNIMADVLYGLFDPRVKNQ